One segment of Theobroma cacao cultivar B97-61/B2 chromosome 9, Criollo_cocoa_genome_V2, whole genome shotgun sequence DNA contains the following:
- the LOC18590171 gene encoding outer envelope protein 61, with the protein MFNGMMDPELFRIAQEQMSRMSPAELAKIQQQMMSNPDLMRMASESMKNMRPEDLRHAAEQLKHTRPEEMAEIGEKMANASPEEIAAIRARADAQITYELSAAQMLKNQGNELHKQGKFNDASQKYLLAKKNLKGIPSSKGRTVLLACSLNLMSCYLKTRQYDECIKEGSEVLSYDAKNVKALYRRGQAYKELGQLEDAVSDLSKAHEVSPDDETIADVLRDAEERLAREGSSEAPRGVVIEEITEEAASTSSEYSLKQPLESTGFCKSDIGKKVVDLTTNSECVQALKDDPEALRSFQNFVSNADPDTLAAMSGGKVGEVSPDMFKTVSNMISKMSPEGLQKMAQMASSFQGENPYTGPLKNGFGPGSVPPNVTPEMLKTATDMMTKMPPEELQKMFEMAASLKGTDSIPASTAVNGNRLGSDAKVKYPESQTASLTNENNGFGETSSSSHFPNSMNAQSSFPTSTADLQEQMRNQMKDPAMRQMFASMMKNMSPDMMANMSEQFGLKLSREDAAKAQQAMSSLSPEDLDRMMHWVDRIQRGAEVAKKAKNWLLGKPGMILAICMLILAVILHRLGFIGN; encoded by the exons ATGTTCAACGGAATGATGGATCCTGAGTTGTTTAGAATCGCTCAGGAACAGATGAGTCGTATGTCACCCGCTGAGTTAGCCAAGATCCAGCAACAG ATGATGTCTAATCCTGATTTGATGAGAATGGCCTCAGAAAGCATGAAGAACATGAGGCCGGAAGACTTGAGACATGCTGCAGAACAGTTAAAGCATACACGTCCTGAGGAGATGGCAGAGATTGGTGAGAAAATGGCTAATGCATCACCTGAAGAGATAGCTGCCATACGTGCCCGTGCTGATGCTCAGATCACTTATGAATTAAGTGCAGCTCAGATGTTGAAGAATCAG GGGAATGAGCTTCATAAGCAGGGGAAGTTCAATGATGCCTCTCAGAAATATTTGCTT GCAAAGAAAAACCTGAAAGGAATTCCATCCTCCAAAGGAAGAACAGTTTTACTGGCATGCTCTCTTAATCTAATGTCCTGTTACTTGAAAACAAGGCAATATGATGAGTGTATAAAAGAAGGCTCTGAG GTTTTGTCATATGATGCAAAGAATGTCAAAGCTCTTTACCGCAGAGGTCAAGCATATAAAGAACTTGGCCAATTAGAA gATGCTGTCTCGGACTTGAGCAAGGCACATGAAGTTTCCCCTGACGATGAAACAATTGCAGATGTCTTGAg GGATGCTGAGGAAAGATTGGCTAGAGAAGGCAGTTCTGAGGCACCTCGAG GAGTAGTAATTGAAGAAATAACTGAAGAAGCTGCAAGCACCTCTTCTGAATATTCATTGAAACAACCTCTAGAAAGTACTGGATTCTGTAAGAGTGATATCGGGAAAAAGGTCGTAGACTTGACAACCAATTCTGAGTGTGTGCAGGCTCTAAAGGATGATCCAGAAGCACTTAG ATCATTTCAGAATTTCGTTTCTAATGCTGATCCTGACACCCTTGCTGCTATGAGTGGCGGTAAAGTTGGAGAGGTGTCACCAGACATGTTTAAGACTGTTTCAAATATGATCAGCAAGATGTCACCTGAAGGGCTACAAAAAATGGCTCAAATGGCTTCTTCATTTCAGGGGGAAAACCCATATACAGGTCCTTTGAAAAATGGATTTGGACCTGGATCAGTTCCTCCGAATGTGACACCTGAGATGCTTAAAACTGCAACTGATATGATGACCAAGATGCCCCCAGAAGAGCTTCAAAAAATGTTCGAAATGGCAGCTTCTTTGAAAGGGACAGACTCTATTCCTGCATCAACAGCTGTAAACGGTAACAGACTAGGTTCAGATGCCAAGGTAAAATATCCAGAATCTCAGACAGCATCTCTCACCAATGAGAACAATGGTTTTGGTGAAACCAGTTCTTCTAGTCATTTTCCAAATTCAATGAACGCCCAGTCAAGTTTTCCAACATCAACTGCTGATTTACAAGAACAGATGAGAAACCAAATGAAAGATCCAGCTATGCGGCAG ATGTTTGCATCAATGATGAAAAACATGAGCCCAGACATGATGGCAAACATGAGTGAACAATTTGGATTGAAGCTGTCTCGGGAAGATGCTGCAAAAGCTCAACAAGCTATGTCATCTTTATCGCCTGAAGACTTGGATAGAATG ATGCACTGGGTAGATAGGATCCAGAGAGGAGCAGAAGTTGCAAAGAAGGCAAAGAACTGGTTACTTGGGAAGCCTGGTATGATTCTGGCAATATGCATGCTCATCTTAGCAGTGATTCTTCACCGGTTGGGCTTCATTGGTAATTAG
- the LOC18590170 gene encoding uncharacterized protein LOC18590170, with the protein MTRQVLIRSPPLTRKQPFLLSEDQKTARKGKKFGEVAGGTAAECAAVCCCCPCTVLELLVLGLYRVPTGLYRKAWKRRKRQRLTKKNQGLLGQSKGGPTREELEAELDRMVGKVGQDGNDESKGAVDLEKEMWDRFYGTGFWRSPSQRDT; encoded by the coding sequence ATGACTCGTCAGGTTTTGATAAGATCACCGCCTTTGACAAGGAAGCAACCGTTTTTGTTATCGGAGGATCAGAAGACGGCGAGGAAAGGGAAGAAATTCGGGGAAGTGGCCGGTGGGACCGCGGCGGAGTGTGCGGCGGTATGTTGCTGCTGCCCGTGTACCGTCCTGGAGCTGCTTGTTTTGGGCCTTTATAGGGTTCCCACTGGGCTTTACAGGAAGGCCTGGAAAAGACGGAAACGGCAGCGTTTGACGAAGAAGAATCAAGGCTTGTTGGGCCAGTCTAAGGGTGGGCCCACGAGGGAAGAGTTGGAGGCTGAGCTGGATCGGATGGTGGGGAAAGTGGGGCAGGACGGTAATGATGAGTCCAAAGGAGCCGTAGATTTGGAGAAGGAGATGTGGGACCGGTTTTATGGGACTGGTTTTTGGAGGAGTCCATCACAGAGAGACACGTAA
- the LOC18590174 gene encoding zeaxanthin 7,8(7',8')-cleavage dioxygenase, chromoplastic translates to MSYIAPISTKLPFAPTKFYPHPSQKLKDRELRILSSIDVQTKTLITNKLQATNNRTKKNTLPLSTSSSLISTLFARSQKLLHNAINVIEPPFHSSVDSGQVFSENFAPIVEELEPTDCQVIQGELPLTLNGAYIRNGPDLQNQPHHFLDFFFGDGMLHCLQLSNGRARYCSRFVKTYKHRLERDAGYPIVPSGSSLYRIVDIVRFLKAIVTGYFDFMKGFGVANTSLAFFANKLVALCEYDLPYVINMTENGDIETLGRWEVNGNPKLLASMTAHPKVDSGTKETFAFRWSLIFPHLTFFRFDKNGVKQKEIPIFSIKQPSFFHDFAITKRFAIFHETQLVFAPMKVMMGRGTLLDYKPNKTPRIGVIRRYALNDSEMKWFEIPGFNTIHILNAYENGDDEIVLVASNIVSLENIFDDAVNIELEKVTINMKTKKISRNILSPRNLECGSINPRYVGKKNRFAYLGVNNQAGMKMSGVVKIDMKVGCEVGRRFYEPGCFGGEPLFVPRDSEDILSDEDDGYLMTYVHNEQTNESKFLVMDAKSPELDIVAMVRLPRRVPYGLHGLFLRKDQIPS, encoded by the coding sequence ATGAGTTACATTGCTCCTATTTCAACTAAGCTTCCCTTTGCTCCTACCAAATTCTACCCCCACCCCTCCCAAAAACTCAAAGATAGGGAGCTTAGAATACTTTCTTCAATTGATGtccaaacaaaaaccttaaTCACCAACAAATTGCAAGCAACAAACAACAGAACCAAGAAAAACACATTACCATTATCAACATCCTCGTCTTTGATTTCCACTCTTTTCGCAAGGTCCCAAAAGCTTCTCCATAATGCTATTAACGTCATTGAACCACCCTTTCACTCTTCAGTTGATTCAGGCCAGGTTTTTAGTGAGAACTTTGCTCCAATAGTGGAGGAGTTAGAACCCACCGATTGTCAAGTAATCCAGGGTGAACTTCCGCTCACTCTGAATGGTGCTTACATACGAAATGGTCCGGATCTCCAAAATCAACCACACCATTTtctcgattttttttttggggatGGGATGCTTCACTGTTTACAATTATCCAATGGCCGTGCAAGGTATTGTAGCCGATTTGTCAAGACCTACAAGCATAGGCTCGAACGAGATGCTGGTTACCCCATCGTTCCAAGCGGATCATCTCTTTACAGAATCGTTGATATTGTGCGGTTTCTTAAGGCTATAGTAACAGGCTATTTCGATTTCATGAAAGGATTTGGAGTGGCCAATACTAGCCTTGCCTTCTTTGCAAACAAGCTTGTCGCTTTGTGTGAGTATGATTTACCGTATGTTATCAATATGACAGAAAATGGTGATATCGAGACGTTAGGGCGTTGGGAAGTCAATGGGAATCCCAAGTTACTCGCAAGCATGACTGCACATCCAAAAGTTGATTCCGGGACAAAGGAGACATTTGCTTTCAGGTGGAGTTTAATTTTTCCTCATCTCACGTTTTTCCGTTTCGATAAAAATGGTGTTAAGCAAAAAGAAATACCAATCTTTTCCATCAAGCAACCAAGCTTTTTCCACGACTTCGCTATAACCAAGAGGTTTGCAATTTTTCATGAGACTCAATTAGTATTTGCGCCAATGAAAGTGATGATGGGAAGAGGCACGCTCCTGGATTACAAACCAAACAAAACCCCAAGAATCGGAGTCATACGAAGATATGCTCTCAATGATTCAGAGATGAAGTGGTTCGAAATTCCAGGTTTCAATACAATCCATATCCTAAATGCTTACGAAAATGGAGATGACGAAATAGTCCTTGTGGCATCCAATATAGTTTCTTTGGAGAATATTTTTGACGATGCTGTCAACATCGAATTGGAGAAGGTAACAATCAACATGAAGACTAAAAAAATTTCCAGGAATATTCTTTCCCCAAGAAATCTTGAATGCGGATCCATAAATCCTCGCTATGTTGGAAAGAAGAATCGTTTCGCCTATCTAGGAGTGAATAACCAAGCAGGCATGAAAATGTCTGGCGTAGTAAAGATTGACATGAAAGTGGGGTGTGAAGTTGGGAGACGATTTTATGAACCAGGATGCTTCGGAGGGGAGCCATTATTCGTACCAAGAGATTCGGAAGATATCTTGTCTGATGAAGATGATGGATATTTAATGACTTACGTTCACAATGAGCAGACTAACGAGTCAAAATTCTTGGTGATGGACGCTAAATCGCCAGAACTCGACATTGTGGCAATGGTTAGGTTGCCTAGGAGGGTTCCATATGGCTTGCATGGTCTATTTTTGAGAAAGGATCAGATTCCTTCCTAA